The Panicum virgatum strain AP13 chromosome 5K, P.virgatum_v5, whole genome shotgun sequence genome has a window encoding:
- the LOC120706792 gene encoding ubiquitin carboxyl-terminal hydrolase 5-like isoform X2, with amino-acid sequence MYRSKIRNHKIYRFLDDPVLQLSTISDDDRLAVYRLPKLEKRANYIQFVHRREDLDHANNNSLASWKPYGVPLLAQIPRNETVTGFDIHELVHKMLVPMLRNQDSPQLAAQNSPSLHSYNTDSSKLQLQLIDDSNTVIGKLNDSIRVPQSSLATIFFINWSKEDMKKINTDHLEYLPEVFMYAPPAKRRIICYYVLA; translated from the exons ATGTACCGAAGCAAG ATACGGAATCATAAGATCTACCGTTTTCTTGATGATCCAGTGCTTCAACTGTCTACAATAAGCGATGATGACCGACTGGCAGTATATAGGCTCCCGAAACTGGAAAAGAGGGCCAATTATATTCAGTTTGTGCATCGCCGTGAAGACTT GGATCATGCAAACAATAACAGTTTGGCATCTTGGAAACCCTATGGTGTTCCTCTTCTTGCACAAATACCTCGCAATGAAACTGTAACAGGTTTTGATATCCATGAGTTGGTTCATAAAATGCTTGTGCCCATGCTAAGAAATCAGGACTCACCACAGTTGGCTGCCCAAAATTCTCCCTCCTTGCATAGTTATAATACTGACAGCAGCAAATTGCAGCTACAATTGATTGATGATAGCAACACAGTCATAGGAAAATTGAATGATTCTATCAGGGTCCCACAATCTTCACTTGCAACAATATTTTTTATCAATTGGTCCAAGGAAGATATGAAAAAGATTAACACTGATCATTTAGAATACCTTCCAGAGGTGTTTATGTATGCTCCTCCTGCCAAGAGGAGGATTATTTGCTATTATGTACTCGCATAG
- the LOC120706792 gene encoding ubiquitin carboxyl-terminal hydrolase 5-like isoform X1: MYLSLPLQFASTRSMTTVVFTCDGSVPPTQFTVNVPKQGRCRDLLQALGNACSLKKVEKLLIAEIRNHKIYRFLDDPVLQLSTISDDDRLAVYRLPKLEKRANYIQFVHRREDLDHANNNSLASWKPYGVPLLAQIPRNETVTGFDIHELVHKMLVPMLRNQDSPQLAAQNSPSLHSYNTDSSKLQLQLIDDSNTVIGKLNDSIRVPQSSLATIFFINWSKEDMKKINTDHLEYLPEVFMYAPPAKRRIICYYVLA, encoded by the exons ATGTATCTTTCCTTGCCCTTACAATTTGCATCAACCCGGAGCATGACTACCGTGGTTTTTACTTGTGATGGAAGTGTTCCACCAACACAATTCACTGTAAATGTACCGAAGCAAGGTAGGTGCAGGGATCTATTACAAGCCCTTGGCAATGCATGCTCACTTAAAAAAGTGGAGAAACTTCTAATTGCCGAG ATACGGAATCATAAGATCTACCGTTTTCTTGATGATCCAGTGCTTCAACTGTCTACAATAAGCGATGATGACCGACTGGCAGTATATAGGCTCCCGAAACTGGAAAAGAGGGCCAATTATATTCAGTTTGTGCATCGCCGTGAAGACTT GGATCATGCAAACAATAACAGTTTGGCATCTTGGAAACCCTATGGTGTTCCTCTTCTTGCACAAATACCTCGCAATGAAACTGTAACAGGTTTTGATATCCATGAGTTGGTTCATAAAATGCTTGTGCCCATGCTAAGAAATCAGGACTCACCACAGTTGGCTGCCCAAAATTCTCCCTCCTTGCATAGTTATAATACTGACAGCAGCAAATTGCAGCTACAATTGATTGATGATAGCAACACAGTCATAGGAAAATTGAATGATTCTATCAGGGTCCCACAATCTTCACTTGCAACAATATTTTTTATCAATTGGTCCAAGGAAGATATGAAAAAGATTAACACTGATCATTTAGAATACCTTCCAGAGGTGTTTATGTATGCTCCTCCTGCCAAGAGGAGGATTATTTGCTATTATGTACTCGCATAG